Within the Alteromonas sp. M12 genome, the region CGTCTATTTTTAGTTACTTAGGCATGCCATTCATTCCCTTTCTCGAACTTTTACAGATACCAGAAGCCACTGAAGCGTCTAAAACAATAGTGGTGGGATTTGCCGACATGTTTATTCCATCAATTTTAGCCAGTTCAATTGAATCTGATCTCACCCGATTTGTTATTGCGACATTGTCGGTTTGTCAGCTGATTTATATGAGTGAAGTGGGTGCCCTGCTAATAGGCAGTAAAATCCCAGTTAATTTTGGCGAACTATTCGTTATTTTCATCCTGCGCACTATTGTTACTTTGCCTATTATTGCTTTAGCTGGACATATAATTTTTTAAAGACTGCGTTTATTTCAATAAACAAGATGAGTAACCAGCGCAGCGAGTCAGTTTTTAAGCTGGAGTAGGCATCAGGCATCACATTGTCGAATTTTGATTGTGTTTGGCTGTGCCGGTTCCTAGTCACAGCCCTACCTAATGTGTATAAAGTCTAAGTACATAAAATTACAGGCTGCAACGAGCTTAGGTTTACATTTTCATATGTTTGCACAGCTTTAGTGTCAGCTGAATCCTAGGGTAAGGGTATTTGTAAAGTAGAGCAGTCCAGCATGTCAAAGTGCATCTAATCAATAGCTGTTAAATAACACTAAAATGGAATACTAAAATAGCTGAAGGGAGGAATAATGTGCACTTTCCAGATGAAAAGTGCACAGTGGTATTACATCAAATCGAGGCTGAAATTAATCAGCGAACTGCCTTATGATGGCACCTAAGGTTTCTTTAGCATCACCAAATACCATGCGGCAATTTGGTTTAAAGAACAACGGGTTATCAACTCCAGCAAAACCAGATGCCATACCTCGTTTCAGTACAAAGACGTTTTTAGCCAAATCAGCGTTAATAACAGGCATACCATAAATAGGGCTGCCCTTCATTTCGCGAGCCGCGGGGTTAACCACATCATTTGCGCCTATTACCATTGCCACATCAAAATTTTCGATACGTTTGTTGATTTCATCCATTTCGAATAATTGCTCATAAGAAACGTCAGCTTCAGCCAAAAGTACGTTCATGTGTCCAGGCATACGGCCGGCAACAGGGTGAATGGCATAAGCCACTTCCGCTCCATTTTCTTCCAGTAACACCTGTAATTCTTTCATCGCATGTTGAGCCTGAGCCACAGCCATACCGTAACCAGGAATAACAACCACTGACTGCGCTGCTTCTAAAACGTAATAAGCGTCATCTGCAGATAAAGGTTTTACTTCGCCTTCAATTACCATAGTTGACTCTACAACCGGCATAAAACCACTGAATAGGACGTTTGATAATGAACGGTTCATCGCTTTACACATAATACTGGTCAGAATTATGCCACTGGCCCCAACTAAGGATCCGGCTACAATGAGAATATTATTCTGCAGTGCGAATCCTGCAGCACAGGCCGCTAAACCCGAATAACTGTTTAACAGCGAGATAACCACCGGCATATCTGCTCCACCAATAGGCAGAACTAGCATAATACCGAACAGCAGAGCTAAGCCCATCACGCTATACAACACCAAGGTAAAACCAGGTGAAAACTCTGGTTGCGCAATAAATAAATACCCGCTAAATAAAATGGCTGTGACTAACAGTAAATTGAAAATCACCTGTCCTTTAAAGGTTACCGCTCTGCCTGTGATCCGCTCACTTAGTTTTGCCCAAGCCACCAAACTTCCGGAAAAGGTTACTGCACCAATTAATAACGCAAGAAAAGTAACCAACATCACGAAGCCAGAAAGTTGGCCATTTGATTCCACTGTTGACCACGCCACAAACACACTCGCAAGTCCTCCGATGCCATTTAACAATGAAACCAGTTCTGGCATCGACGTCATCGCGACTAATCTTGCGGCAAAGAAGCCAACAATACTGCCG harbors:
- a CDS encoding NAD(P)(+) transhydrogenase (Re/Si-specific) subunit beta gives rise to the protein MIETTSTSALVINLTYVLAAALFIFGLKLLGHPSSARKGNLLSAVGMLLAIVVTLFDKNIVSFEWIAIAIVAGSIVGFFAARLVAMTSMPELVSLLNGIGGLASVFVAWSTVESNGQLSGFVMLVTFLALLIGAVTFSGSLVAWAKLSERITGRAVTFKGQVIFNLLLVTAILFSGYLFIAQPEFSPGFTLVLYSVMGLALLFGIMLVLPIGGADMPVVISLLNSYSGLAACAAGFALQNNILIVAGSLVGASGIILTSIMCKAMNRSLSNVLFSGFMPVVESTMVIEGEVKPLSADDAYYVLEAAQSVVVIPGYGMAVAQAQHAMKELQVLLEENGAEVAYAIHPVAGRMPGHMNVLLAEADVSYEQLFEMDEINKRIENFDVAMVIGANDVVNPAAREMKGSPIYGMPVINADLAKNVFVLKRGMASGFAGVDNPLFFKPNCRMVFGDAKETLGAIIRQFAD